Below is a window of Desulfurococcus amylolyticus Z-533 DNA.
GCACGACTTGGAGCCAGGTGGAGAAATACAGGGAGCTAGCCTATGTATCAGGATTCATCTCGTTAGCCATAGTGCTAAAGTTCTTCGAGATCCCGTTTCCACTGGCATCATTCCTAAAATATGATTTCTCAGGGGTCCCCCTCGCGGTACTCGGGTTCAAGTCTATTAAGTGGGGTGTCACCGCTCTACCGGTGTACTATATTGTATCTGTTATAGCCGGCTCGGATCCCATAGGTATGGCAATGAAGACTCTTGCTGAGGCTTCAACATTCATCCCGCTTGTCCTCACCTATAAACACCTAGCGGGGAGGCTAGGGTTTAAGACAGCTTATTCTTTATCAGGTGTCATAGCTATTGCATCCAGGACTATTGTTATGACGCTTGCCAATCTAGCTGTAACGCCTTTCTGGCTCATGATCACTTATCCCAAGTATTACCCGACATATTATGCAGCCTATGATTTCACAGTGAAGTACATGCCAGAGATAGCGGTATTCAATATAAGCATATCGCTAATAATAGTGCTTGCCGCACTACCAGTCTACAGGGTCTTAGCGAGGACGGGTGTAATAAATGAGTGATAACAAGCATGTGATAATACTTAGAGACGTGTGGTTCAGGTACCCGAGGAGTGGCTGGGTTTTAAAAGGAGTAAACCTCTACGTGCGTAAAGGGGAAAGCATACTCGTGATAGGCGGCACCGGCTCCGGGAAATCCACCATGGCTAGAGTACTCAACGGCTCAGCCCTCTGGATATATAATGGTGAGTTAAAAGGCGATGTAATCGTAGACGGCTTCAAAGTACGTGAGGACAGCAATCCATGGGTGTTGGCCAGGAAGATACACGTGGTTGGGCAGAATCCCTACATGTACTTCATTAATCCATTGTTGAGGGAAGACCTTGAATTTTATGCTTACAGCCTTTATGAAGACGATGAGATAGCTGAGAGAGCATTGTGGAAGGCCGTTGAATCAGTGAGTGCGCGTGAACTCCTAGACAAGTATTTTTTCGAGTTATCCGGGGGCCAGGCCCGTAGAGCCCTGGTCGCTAAGTCAATGATAGCTGATCCAGAGGTAATAGTGTTCGATGAACCATTAATGTGGCTCGACGACAAGGGAGTCAACGAGTTCCTGAAGCTAGCCGAGGCATTGAGGTTCATGGGTAAAACACTGGTATTCATGGAGCACAGGTTCATGCCATTACTGAGTGTAGTCGACAAGGTGTACGTGATGAGGAATGGTGTGCTCGAGGATAGAACCATTGATGTATACAGGCTTAAACACGAGACGTATCCTGAAGCAGCTACAACATATAATGTATCCGTGAATAAGGGAGACCCTGTAACAGTGTTAAAAGCCGAGAACGTGTGGTATAGGGTAAACGGCTTGAACCTGCTTAAAGGTGTTGATTTAACCGTGTCTAAAGGAGACCTCTTATACATATATGGTGAAAACGGCTCCGGGAAAACCACGTTACTGAGGATATTGGCTGGCTACCTGAAGCCTGTGAAAGGCAGGGTGTGGAAGAGCGGGGAAGCAGTATATGTCCCGCAAAACATCCACATGTTCTACACCGAGGAATCCATAACAAGGGAGATAGAGGGGATCTGTAGATCATCGAGGAGTAAAAGGGAATGCATTGAAAAAGGCTTGAGGATCACGGCGGGGCTCAACGTGGATCCGTCACAGCCAGCCTTTAATCTATCCCATGGGCAAATGGTCAAGCTAGCTGTCAGCCTAGCAGGGTTGAGGGAGGAGGTTGACATAGTACTCCTCGACGAACCCTTCTCAGGCCTCACCTATGTTGACAGGGTTAAGCTTGTGAATAGCCTCATTGGGCTTGGTAAAGCGGTGGTTATAGCTGTAAGTAGTAGTGATATACTGGGGTATCCACCGGGCTCCAAGACCTACAGGCTGGAGAACGGTGTCCTACAGAGGAGTGAAGCAAAGGGGTCCACCGTGGCATCCTATGCCAGCATAGCCGCTGGGCTACTCGGTGACGCTGTGTGATCAGGGATTTAGCCTACATGTTCATCCAGTCCAAGAGGGATCCAGGCTTCAGCACGCTGTGTAAGATCATCTACTCGCTCGGCTTGATCGCCGTGCTCACTGCATCAAGGAGCATCAGCTACTCCCTCTACTACCTCTACCCAGCCATGATACTCTCCCTTGAGCTAGCAGTTCTATCATGGCTGAAGGGTTATAGGACAGTGGTGAATGGGTTAAAGCTAATCGTGGTGTTCACACTACTTGGAGCCATTATATCATACCTGGCTGTGCTGGCTGGTATGCCAGCCATTCCACCCAGTGAGATGGTTACCGGGGCTGTGAGGTTAGTTGCCTTCTTCCTAGCCTTTACACAGTTATTCCAGTTGCTAAGTGTTGATGAGTGGAGGTGCATTCTAGCAGCCCTGGGTCTACGTGATCAAGCAGTGATCCTTACACTATTATTGTCGCAGCTACCCTTAACACTCGTATACTTCAGCGAGGCATTGGTGACTATAAGCCTTAAGTATAGGGGGAGACGGATGGGTGCTTTAGTGACTCCTTTAATCTACCATACAGCATTGCTGACTCGGAGCAGGCTTGAAGCGCTTCTACAGTACCCGGTGAAGCCCTCATACTCCGGGTTGACATTGTTCAGGGTGAAAGACATATATCTATACATCATGCTAGCCCTACTAGTTCTCCCATTAATACCTGGTTTCACGGTATAATGATCTCCCTGTAGTAGTCCCTGCCCTGGCTAGTCCTCAGCGTGAGCCTTAAATGGAGGCCGGGACTCACCGTTATATCACACCCCTTGATATTGGCTGTATGAAACACCATCTCGATGGATTCACTGGGTTCAATAGGTACTGGTTGACCGGGTAGGGTATAGTGTTCAATCACTCTGTTACGCGTCACATTAACATCAATATTGCAAACCCTATTGTTGAGAAGCAGGTACTCTATGTCGGCCGTCCTACTGCCATGATTGCCGATCAGGAGCCAGATTCTCCATCCATCACCAGTATAGTTCACACTATGCGCTATGACAACTATGTCTATCCCTGTATCCATGAAGGGATTGCCCTGGATCCAGAAGACGTAGGCTATGCTTACAACTATGGTGACCGCGATTAGAACTGCTATACCTATGACCTCCCCGTCGCTAAGCATGAATCCTCTCCATCATGATCATCTCCAACGTTAAATATTAAATATTTCGGTAATACCCAGGTATAGGGCAATGTAGCTTCGGATCTCGCTTGCTAGAATTCATTAATCGAGGTGCTTCCTCCCAGGGTTTGCTACATGCTTCTTTTTATTCTACACATATAAATAACTGTATTGGTTACAGGAATTCAGAAAGGATTTAGAACCCGCAGCAGGCTCATTAATACAGGGTGGAGCCCGGGCCCAGATGTATTAGCTTCCTTAATTGCTTCACAGGGCGTTGGGGAGCTTGTGGTGCTCATGGAGAAGTGGCCGGATCCGGATGGATTCAGGGATGCTGTATCCACGTTGCTGAGGGATAAGTATGGTGTAATAGAAGTTATGCTACGCGTTGAAACAGTGTACTGTGGTACCAGCTACTGCCTATATAAATTCACTAGGGCATCATAGACCTCGAAATAATCTACTAGCCTATTAATAACTACTCAGTCAACTAATTCACATATTACAGGAAACAATTAAGCTGGATGATACCTGCTGGAGGAGAAAGCATTGTGTAGAAACACATATAAAAAATAGCATGGATTTATAAGGTATTAGCATTCCCTATGGTAACGTTATCTGCTTCGGGTACTCCTTGCCAGCTGCACTGTGTAGCTTTATCTCGAGCATTTGGCCGGCAACATAGCCTTTGACAGCAATTTCCATGTTAACTGTTTTACCCGTTCCAATAGGTATATTTATATTACTCATGTCTTGGACTTCACCATTGACGGTGATGCTTTGTACATAGCCGGTGAGACCCGATACTGGTACCCCGTTTATGAATATGTTGTCTATTGTTACGTCTACTGTTCCAACATTCTTTACTTGAAGATATATGGTCCAGCCGTCATTATTTTTCGTAGCGTATGCTGAGACTATTTGGAGGTTCTCTGTGCCCGTGAATGAGCCCACTAGGCCCGTCATCCATAATGCTACTGCGATTGCAATTGCTATTGTTACAGCTACTATTATTACTGTGGCTATAACTGGTGAAATTGCCTTCTTCATCTATCTCCACCTCGATTTATTTATTCTTGGGTCTGGTTTATAAATAATGTTTTACGGTATTCCCATTATATTTAAACATGCAGCTATTTTAACCATTATATATGGTTCTTTAGTAGTTGCCCCACCTCCTCCGTGAACTCGGCTGGGTATGCTATCACTAGTCTGTCTCCGGGTTTAAGTACGGGGTTTCTCGCTAATGGGTATGCTATCCATGTATCCCCTGTTTTAACAGCTAGGACTGTGCCCCCGTATTTCCTCAGCCATACTGTCACCCTGTCTAGGCTTGTCTCTCTTGACACCGTGACTGTCCTTATCTTCTCCCCTATTGTCTCAAATATCTTGGCGAGGACCTCGCTGTACTCCTCGGGTAGCTCCTCGAGGAGGCTCGGTATGTGACTTATAGTGTTGGATGCATCAGCTATGTCCTCGAGCTCCTTGAAGAGGATTGAGAGCCCTATGAATGTATCAGGGTTTATCATACCTGCCGCCTCCTTGAGCTTGTTTAATGCATCCAGCTGCCTCCAATCTATGTAGACTTCGAGATCCTCCACCTCCCCTATCACGCCTGGCTCGGGCTCCAGTAGCGTGTAGTGGGCTAGGTCTATCATGAGCCTCGTGTAGTCCTTGAGCTCCACTATGCTCTTTAAAACCTGCTCGAGCTCCCCGGATAACCGTTTCTCCTGTAGTGTTGCACCGTGGTCGTTGAGCATCCTGATAACGTTCTCCCTGTAACCCCTCACATATATCGTGGATTTTGCTGGTAGAATAGTCTCAGGCGAGGGGGCGAGCATCGATTTCCCAGCATGGACACTAAGCAGCACGTCGACTGGGTATACGTCGGTGAGCTCTATGACTTTAACTGGTTTCTCGAGCACTAGTTTGGCAACTATCTCTCCATCCATGAGTAATGCTATCTCATCATAGCTCAGGCTCGGCGCGTACCCGACTAGCAGTGTGTAAACTATGTCCTTGACGCTGTCCACTATCGTGTCTATTGCTGAGCCATAGTAGAAGGCTAGTAGGCTTGCCTCGGCTCCCTCCCTGGTTCTACCGTATGCCAGGGCTGTATGCATTATGAACTGGGCTAGGTTATCGTCTATCACCCTGTTTATATCTAGGACTCTCTCAGCTGCCTCAGTGTCCCTTGAGAAGTACGCGTAGAATGCTAGGTCTAAACTTATATCGCTAAGGCTCCAAATAGTCTTCAATATGCTTGCAACGGATACAGGCCTGTATCTCACTCTTGTGAATTTATCGTGGAGCCTCCTATGTTGCTCAGGCGTTAGATTCCCACTGGACACCATGCAACTCCTCGAGTGGTAGATATATATACTGTAACCCTCTTAAAAGCATCAACATGGAGTGAATAAGGGTGGAAGCATATTGCGGTGATCAGGAGATTCGTTGGCTCGCTAATACCTCTGCTAGCCCTCGCCGTGGGGGAGGTAATAGCCGGGTTGACCCTGAGATTCAATATAGAGTTACTACTAGTGTACCCAGTGTTAATGATTGTGATACCCGGGCTCATGGATCTCCGCGGTGACGTCTACGGTGCCATAGGGTATAGGCTTACAACAGCGCTACATATAGGTGCGGCTGAGCCAAGGTTGTTCACAAGGTTCAACATTATCAACACTCTTACAGGGTACACGGTATCCCTAATTACCTCGCTTGAACTATGCTTCATGGGGCTGGTACTCTCATACATGCTTAACCTCGGCTCCATGGATCCTGTTTCCCTCGTATTCATTGTGACTACGTCGACGATCATTGTTTTCCTAGTGTTAAACCCCATCGTGTTGGCTTCCGTGATAATGTTGTTTAAGAAAGGTGTGGATCCATCAGGCTTCGTCGCCGTGGTTGTCACCGGTGTAGGGGATGCCTTAACCCCTTTAACGCTAATCCTTGTGTCGCTTATGCACCAAGTGATATCATTCATAGTTAAGCTCCTCTTCGTACTAGGCGTGCTTGCATCGCTGGCTATATCATACCTCTACCTGGCCAGGATACATGAGGATAAACCGGTTAAGGAGAACGCTGTCTCATCCATTATAGCTTCCTCGGGAAGCAGCCTGGGAGGCTTTTTTGCAGCCATCAGTATTGAGGGATTGCTTAGCAGGGTCCCTGAGGTCCTCGGTGTTTTACCGGCCTTTAATGCTTTAATAGGGGCCTCCATGGGGCGTCTGGGCAACATGTTAAACATAGAGCTTCATGTGAAAGGCAGTGCTAATACCCGTAGATATCGGCGGGAAAGCCTTCTCGAGGCTATAGCTACATTCATATCGATACTTGCAGCGTACACAGTGATCCTAGCTACTAGTGGCCCAGGGATGTTCACCGTGTCAATTCTCTCAATCACTATATCATTCATACTTGTATACTCGCTCTCAGCTGTTACAACCTTCTACCTCACCACTATCTCGTTTAAGCATGGCTGGGACCCTGATAACATAGTATTTCCCTTGATGACCACGTTCGCTGATTTTGCGGGCTACCTCTCTACACTACTGATACTGGGATTAGTAATCTAAGCTAGTTATTCACGGTTCAACCCTGGTGCTGACTCCTCAACGCATTTCTCAGTTAGAAGAGTCTCGAGTAGCTCAACATACTTCAGCCCGTGGTCCGGGAAGACAACGACGACGTCTCCCCTCAGCGAACCCTCCTCCAACAGCTTCATCAAGGCATATACAGCTGCCCCCCCCCCCCGAGCTGAAGCCAGGCAGTATCCCGTCAATCCTCGCCACGTGAAGTATCCCTGTTAAGGCCTCCTCGAGCCTTACGTCGACAACTCTGTCTACTTCAACCATGTGGAGCCATTTAACACCCGTCTCCACCCTCCTGATGCCTGGGATACTTGAGCCCTGTGCTGGCTGGACCCCTATAGTCTCCACACTCTCGTACTTATTCTTAAAGTAGAATGAGAGTGCTGAGAGATGTCCGCTTGTCCCGAGCCCAGCTACGATAACACTTGGCTTAACCCCCTTGCTCATCAACTGGTAGTCGATCTCCTTGGCTGTATATCTTAAATGGACGAGGAAGTTGTAGTCGTTCTCGAACTGGTTTAATATAACAGCATTATCCCTAGATGCCTCCACAAGGACCCTGCTGAGCATGCTTATCGTTATAGGTGTTCCCTCCCTCACGACCTCAGCACCCATTGCTTTGAACACGTAGTCAACGCATCTCTGGGCTGTGGCTGGGAGATATATCCTTGTCTTCACCCCGTGATAGTTCCCGAGACCAACAAGTGCCATACCAGTGTTAGTTGAAGACGCCTCGTACAGCTTAGCAGGCTTAACTCCTCTCTCGAGGAACCTATGAAGCATGTACCATACAACCCTATCCTTTATGCTTAGGCTGAAGGGATGGTACCACTCTAGCTTAGCCCACACCCTTACATCGCTATTGCTCAGCGACTTCAGCTTAACCAGGGGGTAGGTGTATTTCTTGGCACGAGCTTCACGACTGAATCATATACCCTTAAACCGTTTCCCTGAACCTCGTGGAAGGGCTTTTGGCTTAGGTCTTGCCGAGGAGTTCTCTCACGGTTCTTCTAACAGCGTCCCTTGAAGAGAGCCTGGGCTTCCACCCTGTTGACTCCAGCTTCCTTATGTCGAGGAGCATTAATTTAACGTCTCCGGGCCATCCTCTACCATCCGGAGTGGTCTTCTTGAACACGTAGTCAACTCTCCCGAGACCCATTTCCTCCACTATTATATCTGCTATCTCGGTCACAGTCACCCAGTCATGGTTGCCCACGTTGTAAACATCTACTCCATGCATGCTATTAAGCTTATTCACAGCAAGATGCATTGTGGCCTCAACAGCATCGCTTACATGGAGATAACTCTTCCTCTGGGTCCCATCACCAAGTATCTCCAGCCTGGAGGGATTTGTCCTCAGCTTGTTTATGAAGTCAACTATGACTCCGTGATCGCTTCTCGCCCCAATTATGTTTGCGTAGCGTAGTATCAGTGCTTTAAACCCGTATAGCTCACTATACACCTGTATAAGTACCTCGGATGCCAGTTTTGATGCACCATATATGGAAATAGGCTTCAACGGATGATAGTCCTCGGGGGTAGGTATAACCGAGGGCTCACCGTAAACCGTTGAGCTACTGGCAAAGACTAGCTTATCTACGTCGCCGAGCCTCATTGCCTCCAGTACATTGAATGTCGCGACCACGTTATTCTCGAAGTGTATGCCTGGCTCCACACTCGATATCCTGACCTCAGGGTTGGCGGCATAGTGGAAAACTATATCGGCTCCTTTAAGGCCCTTCTCCCATTCTCCGCGCTTAGATAGATCCGCCTTAATGAGTCTCACTACCCCTGCATCAATATGCATCTCTATGTTCCTGGGTGAACCTGAGGACAAGTTGTCGATTACCACTACCTCATCAGCTTTAAGCCTGTAGACAAGGTAGTCGACTAAGTGGCTACCTATGAAGCCCGCTCCTCCTGTGACAACATATCTCATGCTTAATTCCTCTCCTGCATCATATAAGCTCATTACTAGGTATGGGTTTAATAAGAATTACATCAAAGTTTAAAATCTAAGGGGTCTCATCATGGAGGATCTGGGAGGATGATTTCATGATTGATAAAATAGGTATAGCATTCAAGGAGTTCTACGGTGAGAAGCCATCAATAATGGTCTCAGCACCTGGTAGACTGGACTTCCTGAATACCCACCAGGATTATAAGGGCTTACCGGTCTCAGCTATAGGAGTAAACCTTAGGACATATATTGCATTAGCGCCCAGCAATAATGGAGTCATGGCTTACTCCGAGAACCTTAACGCGGTGGATGAGTTCCACCCAGAAGAGATAACACTGAGGGGTGGTAAATGGTTCGGCGACTATATTAGGGCGGTATTCAAGGTCTTCACTGAGGAAGGATACAGGATCAAGGGGTTCAAGGCATATATTGCAAGCAATATACCCGTCGCCTCAGGGCTGGCGAGCAGTGCAGCCCTGGAAGTAGCTGTCGCCTGGGGTATAAGCGAGCTCAACGGGCTTGGGCTTAGTAGGAAGGATATAGCTGAGTATGCCTTCAAAGCCGAGAGCAAGGTCATGGGTATACCCTGCGGGAGACTAGACCAGTATGGTTCAGCCTTCGGCGGTGTAACGTTGATACATACAAGGCCCCCGTACAATGTTGAGGAACTCGGGTTCAGAGAGGGGGTTTGGCTCGTAGTGGACTCCGGGATCAGGCACTCGACAGCCGATATCCATCCACGTGTACAGGGTGAGATAGATAGGGCATTAAACGAGTTAATGAGTATTGTTCCCCCGGGCTTGAAGAGCAAGCTGGGGTATAGGTACTGGGAGCCGAGGTGGGAGGAGCTCACACTAGACGAGCTCACCCCATACCTTGATAACGTGAATAGGACTGGGGCTAGGAAGATAGAGTTCACGATTAGAATGCATTCATCCACGATGCTAGCGGTTAAGGCGTTAAAGGGGTTTAAGCCCACGGTTGGTGAGGTTGTAGAGGTCCTCGGTAGTGAATTAGCGGAGCCTGAAAAGGTGAGGTCTATTCTCTCCAGTAATACATGGAGACTGGAGCTAATAGGCTTAGTAATGAATCATCAGCATTACTTACTTAGCAAGCTATATGATGTAAGCCTCCCAGAGATAGATAGGATAGTTGAGGAAATGAATAAGCTTGGAGCACTGGGGGCCAAGCTCTCGGGAGCGGGGCTAGGCGGCTCCGTTATAGCTTTATGCAGGGATAGGGATACTGCTGGGAAAGCACTTAAAGGAGTCCTGGATTGCTGCGCACCCCGTGGATGGATAGTTGAGATAGATGAGGGAGTTAAAACGCATGGAGACAGGTGATCACTAGTGGAGAGAAGGATCCAGGAGCTGAGATGGGACCCTGTCCTCGGAGAGTGGGTCATGGTTTCAAGCATAAGGGAGGCGAGGCCCTGGCAACCCGAGGGCTTCTGCCCCTTCTGCCCCGGCGCGCCTGAGACAGGGTATGGATGGGATGCACTAATACTCAGGAACCGGTATCCCATGCTCAGCGATACCCCCTTAGAGCCGGGGAGGCATGGTTTCTACAGGACTGCGCCCTCGTATGGGAGGTGCTGGGTGGTTATTGAGACCCCTATCCATGATCTAGATGATATAAGTGATCTCCCAGTTGAACACATAGCCAGGGTACTCAACCTAGTTGTCGATAAGTACAGGGAGGAGAAGCAGGATAAAAGGCTCGTCTACTTCCTCTTCTTCAGGAATAAGGGGCGTGAAATAGGTGTATCCCTAACGCATCCTCATTCACAGATATACGTACTCCCCTTCGTGCCCGTCAGGGTGCAGAGAGAGATTGAGAACGCTAGGCGATATTATAATGAGAGTAAGGAGTGTCTTTTCTGCAGGATAATCGGGGAGGAGGAGAAGGAGAGAGTTAGAATAGTATATGATTCAAGTGACTGGATAGCCTTCATACCATTCTATGCTCACTGGCCCTTCGAGGTTCACATATACCCCAGGAGACATGTAGGCGAGTTAACGGATCTAACCAGTGATGAGGTGACTGCATTAGCCCACGCATTAAAGACGGTTCTATGTGGATTAAACAGGGTCCTCGGGAAGCCAATGCCCTACACAATGGTCCTCCACCAGAACCCCATGCACACCAGGTATCCATTCTACCACCTCCATATCGAAATATATGGCATGTACAGGACAACCGGGAAGCTAAAGTATGCCGCTGGCATGGAGACTGGTGGAGGAAACTTTACCTACGACTCCACCCCGGAGTATGTTGCAGAATTATTGAGGAAGGCTATTAGGGAGAATAAGTGTGGACACACATAGCTAGTTAAGTTTTCAACCTCGTGTGCACATAGCAGGGGGAAGACAAAAAGGTGTAATGATGGATAACGTGGATTTCTACGGTGTAAAACTACTCCTAAGCAGTAGGGTTCGGGTCTGGTGAATACCTGTAATTGCCTGCTTCACCCCCTTATTTCTTATTCCCCCGCTCTGTCCGGCTTCATCCTTACATTGGGTGGAGTATATCTAATCGATTAATGCAAATATTTTAATCAAGTAGTAAAGAGGTTTATATCAGGTGACTGTATAGTTTAATTAATTAAACTATTATGTTTAGATTAGTAATACGATTCCAAACCATAGTTTCCCAAACATGCATAAAACCACCTTATATGGAACAGTTTTACCAGATTATTTAATTATAAATTCCAACATTGAAGATATCATGGCTGGTGCATGATTCTAATGGTTATAGTGGTTTCGGAGGGTTCGAGACTTGCGTGACTACAGTATAGTTGCTGAAGGACTTGTCAAGAGATATGTGACGAGACAGAGGAAGGGACTCTTCAAGTCCACTCCCCAGGTTATTGAGGCGCTTAGAGGAGTGAGCTTTAAGGTGAGGAGGGGGGAGGTTGTCGGACTCCTGGGTCTTAATGGCGCTGGTAAGACGACTACTGTGAAGATACTTGCAACACTCCTCATACCTGATGAAGGGGATGCATGGATTAACGGATTCCACGTGGTCAAGGATGTTGATGATGTGAGGAGGGGTATAGGTGTAGTGTTTAGTGTGGAGAAGGGATTCTATGCTAAGTTGACTGGGAGGGAGAACCTGAGGTACTTTGCCGCGCTATACGGGCTCTCCAGTTCCGAGGCTGAGAAGCGTGTCGAGGAGTTGCTGAGGCTCCTCGAGCTGGATAAGCTCGGAGCATCTGATAGGCTCTTCGAGGAGTACAGTCTCGGGATGAAGGCTAGGCTTGGATTGGCGAGGGCCCTGTTAAGGGATCCACCGGTGCTTATACTCGACGAGCCAACTCTTGGATTAGATCCTCCATCAGCCAGGAAGATAAGGAGCCTAGTTAGGGAGATGGCTGGTAACGGTAAGACAATACTCTACACAACCCACAACATGTTCGAGGCCGAGCTGGTCTGTGACAAAATACTTTTGATAGATAAAGGCAGGATCATTGCTGAGGGGACACCGGGGAAGCTCAAGGAGAAAGTGGCTGGGAAGAGAACTATTGTAGCCCATGTCAGAGGAGACAAGATGATTGTCTCGAGGACGATTGAGGGACTAGAGGTTGAGAAGGTTTCCGTTGAGGAGAGTGAGGAGGGGCTCACGGTGAGGCTCCTCACAAGATCGCCTGAGGAGGTTGCAGGTATATTATTAAGGGAGCTGGTTGCGAGAGGTGTGGAAGTATACACCTTGAGGATCGAGGAGCCAACTCTTGAAGACGTCTTCATATACTTTACAAGTGGTGTGGGGCATGAGGGAACTACTTGAGATCATTAGGGCCGAATACATGTTTGTATACGGCGACATCATAAGGAGGAAGAGCGCATTTATATCTCTCCTTACATACCCATACATGCTTACAGTGTTCATACTGGGCATAGGCTATGGATTAGGAGGATTAAATACTTTCACTGAGAAAACCGGTGCAGACCCCCTCCTCTTCTATATCTCTGGTAGCTATATGATGCTGAGCATCATGGCTGTAAGCGATGACCTGCTATGGCGCCCGGACTTCGACCATTGGATGGGCACGCTACCCTATGTGCTCTTATCACCTGTTAAAAGAGTATACAGGTACGTAGCGATCCCACTGCCCCGTTTAACACTAGTGGTGCTCCTGGGCTCAACCAGTATTGTACCAGTATTCATACTCCTTCACGGTGTCTCCGGGCTCGTCGAGAGCCTCGCTATAATAGCCATGACTATAGCGGCATCCCTATCCTTTATACCGGTCTCCCTGCTAATAATGGGGTTACTGTATAGATCCACAGGTGAGAACTGGAGAGTACTCAACATCGTGAGGCCCCTCATAATGATACTGCTGGGAGTCTACTATCCCAGGTACATGATGCCCTGGGTAGCCCGTTTAATAACCTACCTGATCCCATCGAGCAGTATTATTGAGGCTGTGCAGAGGCTCCTGGCCAGTCTTGAGCTCGACTCCTACTCCTGGATGCTTATAGGGCTTGCAACAGCTCTCACATTGATCTACCTGCCTATAGGTGTTAGAAGCATTGTTAAATGGGAGGGCAAGCTCCGTGCAGCAGGGGTGAAGACGGAGTGAAGGAAGTGATCACACAGACGCTCACAGCCTACTTTAAGGCTGAGATGCTGAGAGAGCATGGTTTCTGGATAAGCCTGATAGGCTTCACTCTCTGGGGATTCCTCTTCATAGGACCTATAGTATTGTTCTCGCCGAGCAGCCTAGATAAGCAGGTTACAGCGGGCTATACGCTGGTGTCTATGCTAGTGTTCTCCTCCTATATGACTGCTACATGGGATTGGAGTAGTCACTTAAGGTGGATGCTTAGAAGCGGTGTCCTGGAGCAGGCTATCGTAGC
It encodes the following:
- a CDS encoding ATP-binding cassette domain-containing protein, with the protein product MSDNKHVIILRDVWFRYPRSGWVLKGVNLYVRKGESILVIGGTGSGKSTMARVLNGSALWIYNGELKGDVIVDGFKVREDSNPWVLARKIHVVGQNPYMYFINPLLREDLEFYAYSLYEDDEIAERALWKAVESVSARELLDKYFFELSGGQARRALVAKSMIADPEVIVFDEPLMWLDDKGVNEFLKLAEALRFMGKTLVFMEHRFMPLLSVVDKVYVMRNGVLEDRTIDVYRLKHETYPEAATTYNVSVNKGDPVTVLKAENVWYRVNGLNLLKGVDLTVSKGDLLYIYGENGSGKTTLLRILAGYLKPVKGRVWKSGEAVYVPQNIHMFYTEESITREIEGICRSSRSKRECIEKGLRITAGLNVDPSQPAFNLSHGQMVKLAVSLAGLREEVDIVLLDEPFSGLTYVDRVKLVNSLIGLGKAVVIAVSSSDILGYPPGSKTYRLENGVLQRSEAKGSTVASYASIAAGLLGDAV
- a CDS encoding archaellin/type IV pilin N-terminal domain-containing protein, translating into MKKAISPVIATVIIVAVTIAIAIAVALWMTGLVGSFTGTENLQIVSAYATKNNDGWTIYLQVKNVGTVDVTIDNIFINGVPVSGLTGYVQSITVNGEVQDMSNINIPIGTGKTVNMEIAVKGYVAGQMLEIKLHSAAGKEYPKQITLP
- a CDS encoding potassium channel family protein; the encoded protein is MVSSGNLTPEQHRRLHDKFTRVRYRPVSVASILKTIWSLSDISLDLAFYAYFSRDTEAAERVLDINRVIDDNLAQFIMHTALAYGRTREGAEASLLAFYYGSAIDTIVDSVKDIVYTLLVGYAPSLSYDEIALLMDGEIVAKLVLEKPVKVIELTDVYPVDVLLSVHAGKSMLAPSPETILPAKSTIYVRGYRENVIRMLNDHGATLQEKRLSGELEQVLKSIVELKDYTRLMIDLAHYTLLEPEPGVIGEVEDLEVYIDWRQLDALNKLKEAAGMINPDTFIGLSILFKELEDIADASNTISHIPSLLEELPEEYSEVLAKIFETIGEKIRTVTVSRETSLDRVTVWLRKYGGTVLAVKTGDTWIAYPLARNPVLKPGDRLVIAYPAEFTEEVGQLLKNHI
- a CDS encoding magnesium transporter, translating into MIRRFVGSLIPLLALAVGEVIAGLTLRFNIELLLVYPVLMIVIPGLMDLRGDVYGAIGYRLTTALHIGAAEPRLFTRFNIINTLTGYTVSLITSLELCFMGLVLSYMLNLGSMDPVSLVFIVTTSTIIVFLVLNPIVLASVIMLFKKGVDPSGFVAVVVTGVGDALTPLTLILVSLMHQVISFIVKLLFVLGVLASLAISYLYLARIHEDKPVKENAVSSIIASSGSSLGGFFAAISIEGLLSRVPEVLGVLPAFNALIGASMGRLGNMLNIELHVKGSANTRRYRRESLLEAIATFISILAAYTVILATSGPGMFTVSILSITISFILVYSLSAVTTFYLTTISFKHGWDPDNIVFPLMTTFADFAGYLSTLLILGLVI
- a CDS encoding pyridoxal-phosphate dependent enzyme, whose translation is MWAKLEWYHPFSLSIKDRVVWYMLHRFLERGVKPAKLYEASSTNTGMALVGLGNYHGVKTRIYLPATAQRCVDYVFKAMGAEVVREGTPITISMLSRVLVEASRDNAVILNQFENDYNFLVHLRYTAKEIDYQLMSKGVKPSVIVAGLGTSGHLSALSFYFKNKYESVETIGVQPAQGSSIPGIRRVETGVKWLHMVEVDRVVDVRLEEALTGILHVARIDGILPGFSSGGGGSCICLDEAVGGGFAEGRRRRCLPGPRAEVC
- a CDS encoding NAD-dependent epimerase/dehydratase family protein — its product is MRYVVTGGAGFIGSHLVDYLVYRLKADEVVVIDNLSSGSPRNIEMHIDAGVVRLIKADLSKRGEWEKGLKGADIVFHYAANPEVRISSVEPGIHFENNVVATFNVLEAMRLGDVDKLVFASSSTVYGEPSVIPTPEDYHPLKPISIYGASKLASEVLIQVYSELYGFKALILRYANIIGARSDHGVIVDFINKLRTNPSRLEILGDGTQRKSYLHVSDAVEATMHLAVNKLNSMHGVDVYNVGNHDWVTVTEIADIIVEEMGLGRVDYVFKKTTPDGRGWPGDVKLMLLDIRKLESTGWKPRLSSRDAVRRTVRELLGKT